The region ATATGTTGGCCGAGTGGGACTACTTCTCTTTAGAAACTAATCATAGTAACAGAGTGTAATATTTGAATAGCAAGGCTcactataataaaaaaaagatgtattacttactagttattattattttttttgaacaagcTTTGAAATCCTGCGATGAGCACTAGAATATGCATAATATCCAGATATACCACGACTTATTCTTCCCCCTGCAGAAGATCAACTGGGAGGACCTGGCAGCGAAAAAGGTGCCTGCCCCATTCAAACCGGTCATCCGGGACGAGTTGGACGTCAGCAACTTTGCGGCGGTGTTCACAGACATGGACCCTACCTACTCGCCTGCCGCTCTACCACAGAACTGTGATCGTATATTCCAGGTTGGAACACCACTAACATATTTTGAATTAGGATATCCATTCATATCCTCTCAAGAGTTGCGgttctgctggagcctatcccagccaactatataTTGTCACTTTATTAAATAATAGTCGGTCACCATGTACATCTCTGAACATTTGAATGTTGATTCCCATTCTAAGACGCCGTAGACGATATTTAACGCACGTTGCCACAATCCGAGTCATCAAGTGAAGTTGCAAATGTTCTCAAAAGGTTGCTGTAAGTCAACACACGTCTGTGCGCAACCCTTGGCCATTCACTGTGCTCAATAGGCCTTTCATGGCTGTAATTGCAGCCACACGCCATCTACCCCATTGAAGTCCCAGATGCGAATGACTATTTTTGATAGTTTGGCTTGGAACCACAATGCGGGCTGTAACTCACCACCACCGGCTGATGCATGGGCGTCGGAATTTTTACTCTCGATTGCCTTCTGGGTGCTCGAGTCGGGCCGCCATCAATAGACGTATTAGCTCAGCTTCTCTGGCGGAATGAGAGACGACACTCGTGGAGCGTCGCCGTGTCTGCGCCGGTTACGCCTCCTCTCTTTGATTGCCTGCGTTTTGCTCTGGGCTGCCTGGGGCTGGTTCTTACCATGTCCCTCCACCAGCGGTGCCTAACAAAACAGAATTTAAATTACATTAAGAGCGCCAGGCTGTAATTTCGACAGCAATCCCATTTTCAAGCCCGGCAATTTGGGGCatctcattcattcactcagcCACGCTTCCGTCCATCCGCGCCCGTCACGCGTACGTGCCGCAGCTGTGGGTCTGTCTGGCGCACATGGATAAGATTAATTCCAATGCTTGGCCCTCCGGATTCCCGTGGCTAAAATTAAGCGGACGCCTTTTCACAATGAGTGATGGTACAACgacaaggaaaaaaaggaacagcTGGACAATTTCCGTAACagaattggtgtttttttttaaactgatgaTTATATTTCTATGCTTGGTGAAAGACTAGCAGAAACTTCAGAAAAATTACCATGCATCAAAAAGTAGTACAATTTGGTCAATGTCGTGAAATGCATGCTTATAAAATCTTTGCTTGAACTTGGTGAGAACCAACAGTGCTTTTCCACCGCTCCCGTAACGTCTCATTCTAaagtcttaaaaaaatgcatggaatttcatttaatttccttaaatttgaaatcattctgcattgtataaaattgTGCCCGAAAATGTCTAACCTGCGCGAAATGTGTTCTTTTCGGTTTAGGTTATTCTGTTATGTTACTTCAATACAACCCTGCAGATGACAGCAATTTTAATCAGtataaaaaatgcacttttgaaATCTTTATTCCTTTTATCTTtaagtcataaaaaaatcttcaaCGTCTTTTGTAATTTTGATGTCATGTTATTCTATCTTATTATTACCAGGGCTACTCTttcatgtctccctccatccTGTTCAAGAGGAACGCAGTGATGGACGACCCTGCCCAACTTTGCGGCGCCTCTGAGCGGCCCGGCTCCGTTGCGGTAGCTCGCAGCGCTATGATGAAGGTACGTATGGACGTTAGTCATGCACATTACCATTACAATTATAGCGAGTTGACCCCCTTCTAAGTTGCTTCATTATGATGTGCTCATTTCACTATGATAGCTGTTTgttgcaggggtgtcaaatgtactggtccagcccacattGGCATTAACTTAGCCCTGAagttgacacccctggtttaaagcATTACAGAATGAAAGCTCTTTTGTCAAAACAAGTGTTTGCTTTCTGGCAGGACTCACCTTTCTACATAAGCTATGAAATGGATCTTAAGGACAGCGCACTGGGTGAGGGCAGCTTCTCCATCTGCAGGCCCTGCACACACAAGAAAACCGGGCAGAAATTTGCTGTTAAGATAGTCAGCAAACGGTGATTTGAAAAAGACAATTCAGTTCTTCCGACAAATGTGTTAGTGACTACACACTGTTCTTCTATGACTTTCAGAATGGACGCACAGACTCAGAGGGAAATCGCTGCTCTGAAGCTGTGTGACAGCCACCCAAACATCGTCAAGTTGCATGAAATTTACCATGACCAGGTGCCCTGTCTCACTTACCCTGACTGTTGCTCTTGTATATTGCTCTTGTGTTACTCCTGGCCTTGTTAACATGTGTAAAAGGCCTGATTAAAGAGGAGGCTGAAAGCCCGAGAGATGCTTTTACGGTCTCTCTTCATGCAGTGCCCCATAAAGCAGGCCTAGATACACTCACTAATTGTGTTTCAATGAGAGGGCCAGGCAGTCCGTGCAAACAAACCTCTGCGGTGGTCTGACATTTTATATAAATCCAATGTAGCCCTGTAGTCTGCTAGACGTAGACATCAGCCAATGAGCTCAAATGATTATATCACTTTAAACTCAAtttataatttgaaaaatgatttgacaTAGTGCATGGATTCTGGCATTTATATTATATCTTGACATACTGTACAATTACCAATTTTGCAAGTAGCTGAAATTTCAAATGTTGAATGGAGAATTGGTGCATATattgataatatttttttttttttttttggggctagCTCCACACATATCTCGTCCTGGAACTACTGGGCGGTGGCGAGTTGCTGGAGCGCATTCGCCGAAAGCGGCACTTTAGCGAGACGGAAGCCAGTCGCATCATGCGCAAGCTGGTGTCGGCCGTCAGCCACATGCACGATGTTGGCGTGGTGCACCGGGATCTGAAACCAGAGGTAGTCACCACCCACACTTATCTTTTCTAACTTATTGAAAAGCCAAAAAACCCCAACTGGGTATGTGTATGGAATTGTTCCGCAGAACCTGATCTTCACCGACGAGAGCGAAAGTTCCGAGATCAAAATCATCGACTTTGGCTTTGCACGCCTCAAGCCACCAGACAATCAGCTGCTAAAGACACCATGCTTCACTTTGCAGTATGCCGCGCCTGAGATCCTTAAGTATGATGGCTACGACGAATCGTGTGATCTGTGGAGTCTGGGCGTCATTTTGGTGGGTGGAATCAAGTAAAAGACCTCATATCACCCCATgttatcattttatttcatctttATGAGCAAACCGGGAAGACTGCAACAATATTGCAATCTGGATTGATATTTTctaataaaataacaacaatagctAAAATAACAGCTTTATCGTATGCATGTAAAGTAAACAAACTAAAAAGGGATGAGAGAATAGTAGCTTTGAATGCAGAGTCGTAGGCTGTTATtgatattcatccattcattttctgtactgcttcttctgacaagggttgcaggggtgctggagtcaatcccaggGTCACTTTGCATGTATTTTGATAATTATGTGAATAATATCACACAGAAATTGGTCACTAATGATCAACATGATGATGGATcggatcatcttttttttcagtttctgtAGTCTGTAGAATTGTATTTAAGACTGTTTGTTGCCGTTGTTCTTGATGGATTGCATTTTGTGATGCTCTTTTGCAGTACACCATGCTGTCCGGCCAGGTGCCTTTTCAGTGTCGAACCCACACCAGCGCTGAGGAGATCATGACAAAAATCAAACAGGGGGACTTCAGCTTTGAAGGCGAGGCCTGGAGAAATGTCTCACAGCAGGCCAAAGATCTCATCCGAGGTAGGATAATTGTGATACCTCGTCTTGATTCTGACTCATGTCCTCAAATAATGTTGATCCTGCAGCGCTACTGACCGTAGACCCGAGTAAGCGGATCAAGATGTGCGGCCTCCGCGACAACGCTTGGCTTCAGGATGAGAGCCAGCTCTCTTCCAACCCTCTCATGACTCCAGACATCTTGGGCTCCTCTACCGCATCGGTCCACACTTACGTCAAAGCCACCTTTAACGTAAGGATTCTTACAAATTCCTCCTGAACAAGCGCACTATGTTGTACAGTAGAATGAATGGTGGTCGTTTTTAAGCCTCCAAGCGAATGCAACATTACGATGAAAGATCTATTTGAAAGCCACTTGCTGTATTTCATAGCCTCTTTAACCTTCTTGTCATCTGGCAGGCTTTCAACAAATGCAAGCGAGAAGGTTTTCGCCTACAGAGGGTCGACAAGGCGCCACTGGCCAAGCGGCGGAAGATGAAGAAAACCAGCACCGGCACAGAGATGCGCAGCAGCTCCGGTGAGAGCACCCATtcctcgtcctcttcctccCAAGAGAAGAACTTTGCCGAGGGCTGCGACGGCAGCTGCCACCCCACCGATGACACCCCCACGGAAATAGACTCAAAACGACGGTGTCCAACGCCTTCTGCATTTGACTTCTCTGACGGGAAGTGACCAATCTCTTTAGttttcttgcatggcaagcatgCGGCGGCGAGGAGCGGCAACCTCAATATCAAGCAAGCAAACCTCCAATAGCATTAGCTCGTGGCTGACCCAACAGGCCAGAGGATAAATTCTAACACACTGTGTCAATCAGGGACTGCACTAGTATGGCCGTGGgaggggatttaaaaaaaaaaacaaaaaaaaaaaacataagggcTGCCCTCCTGTCCCAAATCCCGACGTGCCCTCGCCTCCAGGTCCAAAAAGAAAAGTCCAAGTGTTAGTCGTAAAAGGAGGAAATACAAATGGTCGAAAGTGTCGTCGTGGGTCCACTTGGGAATGAGGTATTTATACGCCATTTGTACGCTAGAGAATTTACGATGAGACGTGTTCAAGGAGAGAACAGGGTGCGTCTTTAAATTAAAGCAATTTTGTGTACATGTTTTAGCTTGAAAAGACTGTTTAGAGACTGTCTAGGGACGCTGCTAGATGTCCAAGTCattcgtcaatggcagccagtgagttaactAGAGCGTCAAAATAGTGTGGCTAGTCTAAAAGCTGTACTTAAAATCACTTGACATATTTTTGACATTGTGGCCAGAAGAATTCATGCACACGAGTTCATTGTAATGCACGtagaaaatgttcatttgaggcTAATAagtatagtgtgtgtgtggaatAGTGCTGTCCCGTATTGGCAATTGATGcagctatttttggagtattggGCATTGATTGTGAGATAAGATCTGATCCagtatttaagtttttttgtttttgtttttttagcggAGTCTCGGTTTTTGGCTGCTTTAAATCAAACTGCTAGGCAAAGTTTTGCGTGGCTTGGGACTGCTTTTCTTTGGGAAACGAAGATAGTAAAGAAGCACTGATATTCTAAGCCAGGGGTACTTTATGATGGAAAAATCTGCAAAAGTCTAAAGATGTCCAAGTTGTTCATAATATACCAACAACAAATGTGTATTTCACAAACAGGCTGTGGGATATGATATACAGATAGTGTTAAAGAATCTGgactgaaaaaataatacatttccgCCATGTTTGATTGAAGAAATAGCCCCAACCAAAATATATCTAAAGTTTTCCACAATAATGATCATAGTGAGATTTTTCACATCTTAAGTTGTTGTAAAAGTGCTAATGCGGTCACATGCTCAAATCACGCAAAGGGTCAATGATCCATTTGTACAGATTTTTACCATAAGCGTGCCAAAAAGAAAGCCAAGtaacagatttaaaaacaaactgctTCGTCATATGTTCCTATTCCATAGCAGTAGGTTGCAGtgttatttgaaaatgtttttttttagaaatgtagCATGAGCAAGGTGCCTTGACAAGGCAGCATTCATCAACTGAAAAGTAtcatttgaaatgtgaatttgaATCTCTAGCGTTTTGATGGAGGCCGAATGAGAATTCTCGCACGTGCTCGGTTGTCATTTGCAAACGACAAATTCTTTCAGAGACAGATGTCGGGACTAACATATCGGAAGTTTCCAAAGCGATGCATGCAACGTGTCTACTATGTCGTCGCTTGTGTTTTCATAGAcgtacgtgcgtgtgtgtgtgtgtgtgtgtgcctggtACGGTTTTTGGTACTGGAATGGTTTTGGCCGGCGCTGTCTTCCACTCATTTAGAAAACCAAAGCGCGATCCCACCACTGATAATAACCTCGAGGAATCCGTTCCCCGATCTCTCCTTTTTCTCATGTCATTTATGCAAAacttgagtttgtttttttcccccccaatgcACTCAGCATTTCTATTTTTGCTTTGAACTATGCATCCCCATTTCTTTGACTATTATTTTCCTTTCTGCTTTGCTTTTGACccatcgatcgatcgatcgagtGAGCGATTCCTTGCCAAACTAACGCTCCATTTGTCGTGGATATTATTAAGGTGAACTGTGGTATAATACTATAGAGCTCCTCTATAACTTAGTACCCTCATCCTCCATCCGCCAGTCCTCCTTTTGTTTGGGTGTATTAATAGCTCAAGTGGAGCAAAGAGGAAGAGTGTCCTACATTGAGTCCCCCTCCCCTGGGGGGGCCAGGCTCTATTAGCTGATGTGCAGCACTTGTGTTTGTACCAAAGAAAACGGCGTCCTCCTTTGCTCCATTCGGAAAGAGCTCGTCTGCAAGCTCGCTTAAAATGAGACACCCACTGTACTTTAGCTATTTTCGCGATTTTTGTTATTCTCATTTTATCTCTCATTGTTGAAGTATACTGATTATTAAAAATTACAGGGAAAACttgcatacacacatatatgcatatatatgtatatatatacacacacacatatatacatacatatatatgcatatatatgtatacacataatTTTAGTTGCATCATTTTAAGTAatccaatcaaaatgaaaagtGGCAAGTGAGTATTTATACCGTTTTATGTAATAGGTCAAATGAaaacgtaaaaataaaatacaatgcaaAGATAATAAGAGAATACAAAGTTCTCACTTTACTTGAGTTTTTCCCAAGATTATTAATAGAACGATGAAGTATGCCTTGAAATTCCTGCTACTATtcatccaaaatgtttttaaaatctcACCACTGCTCCATTTACCCCTGTTTTTCCTCATCccctttttaagaaaaaaaagtactgtagcAGTAAATCCCTTTGAGATGCATTACTTTGcactcttccatttttttccctctctctggTCTAATTTGTGTCAATAAAAACCTCTGCAAAAGtgtttttctacttgttgtccACTGTGAATCATTTGGGACTTCTAAAcattagtcagtatatgtttgtgtggaggggctgtaaatgctttttggttggactgtaatacttaaaagaaaaatacattgttttcataataacatgcattagTCAATGGGTGGGGCGAGGAcggggctgtaaatacgtgtcgattgggctttcatacttaaaaaaatacattgtattcatcatAACGTCTGTGgggaagctgtaaatactttttggttgggctttaatcctttaaaatatagTAGTAttgcactttggtgtttgttttttacttctcgacatttaaatgatattttgggTTACTGCTCATCGTTCAAAAAGAGTCACCTAAAGGAAGTGTGGGTAAAGGGTAAATGCTGCACTCATGTGGGTGGAAACAGCAACGCTTCTTTCTCTCTGGGGAATCAAATGATaggtttttcacattttttggccATCTTagtgttttatagcatcaagaccacacaaCTCACGACTATTCTTCGTCATCTTCTAAACATAGACGGGTTGGGTGGACAAACCACCTCGTAGGAGCGCGTTAAGCaactcaccatcttttccactttcaatgtgacgggacaatatgggcgtggttaggCGTGGTTACGCCCATTATGACGACCTGACGGATTTATTGAGCGCATGCGCAGTAACTATTCCTTTTGGAACGCTTTTCCTGTGCACGCCAACGAGGTAAGGAATCGAGCAATTCACTGTTCTAAttgcgtttttatcacgcgatcgggagatttttcagcaattaattgagcccaaaacgccaacaaatctcttagtttaaatccaggtttaacacaccgtcgatAATTTAAGTATGGGTTTCTTTTCTCGACCGGTTTTGTGCCACGTGTCTAGTCGGCATTAGTGTTggcgtcacgatttgacttaaaaagcatGATCTCCGTTTTCTCTCCgttattgagtcgtgtagcaagactttaaatttaatcaaacaacgcaagacatcaaccgacagtttcctgggtaagtgttcactctagaatgacatccagggacacgacttagttcctgttgttttgtatgtaatcgttttcattctgagTGCTTAACACCCGTtcccgatttgtaattgttctgtttttccccaaaaaataatatatacaaaatttaagccaactttctcctagctcactggtgtcaaagtagcggttcgggggccaaatctggcccaccgtgtcattttgtgcggtccgagaaagtaaatcctTATTTCACTTAtatcacaatttaaatgaagattatacatgtatattatattacctcaccttccccttttttaattcaataattgtatttttaatccattttttactttttgtgtttttaagtttaagtatgcatattgtaaaatctaaaaattaatttattttaaaaattgttttccacGTCAATGTTGAACATTTCCGCCCAAATATTGTTTccctttgaaatgaaaaacaaattattacaagatattttccttcatgaaaaaaaagctcaaacatttgttttagatctacaaaaaaaaaacctgaatatttaggggtttcgatgcagtttttttaatccaatttaaatggaagaaaa is a window of Stigmatopora nigra isolate UIUO_SnigA chromosome 13, RoL_Snig_1.1, whole genome shotgun sequence DNA encoding:
- the rps6ka5 gene encoding ribosomal protein S6 kinase alpha-5, which codes for MEGEPAEGDLFTVKHELKNANLTGHLERVGIENFELLKVLGTGAYGKVFLVRKVIGHDAGKLYAMKVLKKATIVQKAKTAEHTRSERQVLEHIRQSPYLVTLHYAFQTDTRLHLILDYVNGGELFTHLVQRVRFKEQEVALYSGEIVLGLEHLNKLGIVYRDLKLENILLDSNGHIVLTDFGLSKEFDQADRAFSVCGTMEYMAPEIVEGGESGHDKAVDWWSLGVLMYELLTGGSPFTIDGDENSHTDIARRILKKDPPFPKEMTPQAKDIIKRLLTKDPKKRLGSGPNGVDDVKKHPFYQKINWEDLAAKKVPAPFKPVIRDELDVSNFAAVFTDMDPTYSPAALPQNCDRIFQGYSFMSPSILFKRNAVMDDPAQLCGASERPGSVAVARSAMMKDSPFYISYEMDLKDSALGEGSFSICRPCTHKKTGQKFAVKIVSKRMDAQTQREIAALKLCDSHPNIVKLHEIYHDQLHTYLVLELLGGGELLERIRRKRHFSETEASRIMRKLVSAVSHMHDVGVVHRDLKPENLIFTDESESSEIKIIDFGFARLKPPDNQLLKTPCFTLQYAAPEILKYDGYDESCDLWSLGVILYTMLSGQVPFQCRTHTSAEEIMTKIKQGDFSFEGEAWRNVSQQAKDLIRALLTVDPSKRIKMCGLRDNAWLQDESQLSSNPLMTPDILGSSTASVHTYVKATFNAFNKCKREGFRLQRVDKAPLAKRRKMKKTSTGTEMRSSSGESTHSSSSSSQEKNFAEGCDGSCHPTDDTPTEIDSKRRCPTPSAFDFSDGK